TGAGCAGCGCGAAGGTGTCGCGTGCCGAGTGCCCACAAGCAAGGATAAGCCGCGATGCTTCGACCTCGTATCGAACTCCGTCGCCCTCGAGCGTAACGCCATGCAGCATCCCTGCCGCATCGATATCCATCCCCACGAGCTGTGTATGAAAGCGTACCTCGCCACCACAGGCGATGATGCGTTCTCGCATGCGCTTGACAACACCTGCGAGCACGTCCGTGCCAATGTGCGGCTTTGCCTGCCACAGAATCTCGAGCGGTGCTCCCGCCGCGACGAAGGTCTCGAGCACGTGCGCAATCTGCGGAGAGTTTTTACCCGTCGTGAGCTTGCCATCAGAGAAGGTGCCGGCTCCGCCCTCGCCAAACTGCACATTGCTCGCCGTGTCGAGCACGCGCGTGCGGTGAAAGCGCTCGACATCTGCCGCACGCTCCTCGACGGGTGCTCCGCGCTCGATAACGAGCGGACACAAACCTGCCTCGGCAAGCTCAAGTGCGGCGAAGAGTCCCGCCGGCCCCGTCCCCACGACCATGGGGCGCGTGCGACCAAGGTGACACTCGGGAAGCGGGCGCTCCTCGATGGGCCGTACCGGCTGTGGCGCACCCATGCCCTCGCCGATACCAACGGTCGCGACAAAGTGCACGTCGCTCTTGCGACGCGCGTCGATGGAGCGGCGCAGCAGGTAGGCGCGTTGGACGCCGAGGATATCTGCAAGCACTTGCGAGGAGCGATCGGGCTGCAGATCGCGCACGACCGCAAGACCCTGATCAAGCGTCAATTTGATATTGGGGCGTTTCTCCATCGATAATGCTCCTGCCGTCACGGCATTAGTCGCGCTTTCTGGTGTAGCCATTGTAATACGCCGCTTACCGCATTCTCTTGCCACCGCACATCTACATGTCACGACGCGCAGGCAATCCCGCGCCAACGACGCCTACGAGCCTGATATAGTTTACGAGCACACACGCCTGGTAGGGGAAAACGCAGCATGCAACGACTTGTAGACACATTCCAACAAGATTCTGTCCCGTATGCTTCGACGCAGCAGGCAAAGCACGCTGATTGGCGCATCTTGCGGACTGCCCTTATTGCGGTTGCCCTCATGCTGGCCGTGCTTATCACGATGGCCTCTCTCGCAAGGCCTGCGCACGCTGCAGAAGAACCGTCAGGCAACGATGTCGCTCTCGAAACTCCCGAAGTGGATACACCCCCATCAGCTGACACAGGCGCGGCGCCTGTCACCGATATCATCCTCGCGCAGGATGATTCGGCGCCATCTGATATTGAGCTAGTCGACGTCGTCATCGACGAGCAACCTGCTCCGGATCCCGAACCCGAGCCTGAGCCTGAACCCGAGCAGCCGCTCACTCAGTCGGAGGAGACCGTGCCGCTGTACCGCATCTACAATGCGCAGACGAGCGAGCATTTCTACACCACGGACTGCGCGGAGCGCGATAGCATCTGCAGCATCGGTTGGGTCTACGAAGGCGTCGGCTGGATGGTGCCGCTCTTCTCCGACCTGCCGGTGTTTCGCCTGTATAACCCCTATGCGGGCGATCACCACTACACGCTCTCCGTCATCGAGCGCGACAATCTTGTCGAACACGAATGGCGCTTTGAGGGCATCAGCCACTATTCGGCCGTTGACGAAGCGATTCCCGTCTATCGCCAGTACAACCCCAACGCATGGACAGGTACGCATAACTTCACCATCTGGCCCGACGAAGACCAGATGCTCACGGGCGCCGGCTGGCATTCCGAAGGCGTGAGCTGGTATGCCGCCGCGCTTCCCGTACACGAGGACGGGCCGGGCATCAACACCGCGAACCTCCGCTGTCTGGTTGCGGGAAGACCCGACTGGGGCTTTTCGACATATGGTCAAATCAACATGGATCAGCGCGGGACGTGGGAACATCACATGTGGAATGGGGATGTGGCCTTTGTCGCGATTAACCACAACACCGGCGCCTGCATCTCTTACAACGCAGGCAAGGACTACTACAGCGCATCGTCCATCAAGGGTCCCTACATCGCATCGCTTTGCATGAACGACGCACCTGGCGTTTGGGGCGTACGCAACACGATCAACGAGACGATCTACTACTCGAGCAATACAGGCTATAGCTCGCTGTATAACCGCTATGGCCGCTGGTACATGAACAAGATCGCAGGTGATAGTGGTGTCGAGATACGCATGAACCGCGGGCATTACACCGATATCACGCCCCTGGAACTTGCCGAGCTCTGGATCACCATCGACGAGTACCTGCGCTATGGCGGTCCCAATCGTGACTTACTTGCAGACGCCTTCCGCGATCACTGCTATTACAAGGAAGGCTGGATTTGGGGCGCCAACTACGGCGGTGCCCTTGACGTGCTCGGAGGTGTCGAGGGCGATTGCATCTACGCGGTCGCGACGCACTACTCCTACGGCGACGGGCGCCTCTGGGATCTGAGAAACGCGGTGTTGTCAGCCGTGTGCTAGCGGCCCTTCTTGGCTTTGGCGGCAAGCTCCTCGGCAGAGAGCTGCGTCTCCTCGAACACCTTGGTGCCGTCGAGACCGAACGCCGTGTGCAGCAAGCGCACTGCCTCCTCGGCGCTCTCGGCCGGAATGACGACGCTCGTGCGGATGTCAGAGGTCGAAATCATCGTGATGTTGATGCCACCCTCGGCAAGCGTGCGGAACATCTGTGCCGCGACACCCGAGTTGACCTTCATGCCCGCACCGATGATGGAGACCTTCGCGACTTCCTCGGTGATGAGAAGCTCGCGTGCGCCGAGCTCGCGCACGATACGATCCATGACTTCGGTCGTCTTCTCGATATCGGCACGCGGGCTTGTGAAGGTGATGTCGGTGTGCCCGTTCTCGGAAAGGTTCTGAATGATCATATCGACACCGAGATTGGCGTCGGCCATGGCCCCAAAGACCCTGGCGGCTACACCCGTGGTGTCGGGCACGTCACGAATCGTGAACTTGGCTTCCGAGAGGTCGTGTGCGACACCGCTGACAATAGCCTTTTCCATAGTGGGGTCATACTCCTTCACTATCGTGCCCGGCTCATCGCTGAATGACGAGCGGCAATGTATCACCACGCCAAAATTACGCGCGAACTCGATGCAGCGCTTGTGCAACACGCCCGCGCCGCCCGCGGCCATCTCGAGCATTTCCTCGTAGCTGATCTGGTCAATCTTGCAGGCGCGCGGAACGATGCGCGGATCGGCCGTGTAAACGCCGGCAACGTCCGTGTAAATCTCGCAAACGTCTGCCTTGATGCCTGCCGCGATGGCGACCGCCGTGGTGTCCGAGCCACCACGACCGAGCGTCGTGATATCGCCGGCAGCATCGATACCCTGGAAGCCGGCAACGATGACGATGCGGCCTTCGGAGAGCGCCACGCGAATGCGGTCGGCGTGAATCTCGCGAATCGATGCCTTGCCGTGCACGCTATCGGTGATAAGGCCAATCTGACGACCAGAGAGGCTGATGGCCTCCTCGCCAAGCTCGGCGACGGCCATGGCCAAAAGCGACATCGAGACCATCTCGCCCGTGGAGAGCAGCGTGTCCATCTCGCGCGGGTCGGGTGACTCGGAGATGGAGCTGGCAAGCGCCACGAGGTCGTCGGTCGTCTTGCCCATGGCAGACACGACGGCAACAACGCTATCGCCAGCACGCTTGCGGCTGACGATGCGCTGGGCAACGCTCCTGATGCGCTCAGGATTCGCGACGGAAGTTCCGCCGAATTTTGCAACAACTACAGACATGCTCGGAATGGTAGCAAATAATCCCCGCGTATCAGGCTCGATTTCTCACTTCTGCATACTTTTGGTACTATATTCGCCATGAATACTGCAGAAGAAAAGGCTGCGCTGCGAGAAAGCATGCGCGCCAAACGTGGTTCGATCGCAGCTGATGTTCGCAAAACGTATGAGGCAGCATTAGAAGATAGGCTCTTCAATCTTCCAGCCCTCAGGCATGCGAAATGCATCGCCGTCTACTATCCCACCGGGTCAGAGGCACGATTTGTCTCAAATCGGGAAAAGCTGTTCCTGTTTGACCAGCGTCCTGTCATCGCCTTTCCCGTCGTTCGCTCCGAGACGAACATGTCGTTCTTCGCCTTTGACATGAACGATGATTGGAGCGTCCTCGAAACGCCGCGAGAGATAGTGACGGAGCTCGACTCCTCCCGGCACATTCCGCCGGAAAACATCGATCTCATACTCGTGCCAGGCATCGCCTTCGACAAGCACGGCAATCGCCTGGGGCAGGGCGGCGGATTCTACGACCGTTTCCTCCCCTATCTAAGCGCGGAGAGCATGACGATTGGCATCGCATTCGACGAGCAGATTGTTGACGAGGTGCCACGCGAGGCGACCGATTGCCGGGTCGACTACATCGTGACCCCCACGCGCGTCATCACCGCAGAGAAATAGCGCCAGGCACAGGCGCGAAACCAGACAAAAGTGCCCCGGCGAGGTTTGTCTGGTTTTAGTACCTGTTGTCGAAGATGCGCGTCGTCTTCTTCTCGCTGCGCGGCAAATCCTCGATATCGACGGGCTTGACCTGCGGCGTAAAGCCGATGCGGTTCTTGAACTCCGTCGCGATGGTCTCTTCCATGTTGTACTTGTTGGCACTGGGCTCGACTTCGACAAAGAGCGTGGCGATGTCCTTGCCGTTGAGATGGTCGATCATCATCTGGTACTCGCTACTCGCGCCGTCAACTGCGGCGATGACCTCCTCGATTTGCGCGGGGAACATGTTGACGCCATGCACCTTGACCATGTCGTCGGTGCGGCCGGTGATGATGTCGATGCGCGGATGCTCGTTGTGTCCGCAGGCGCAATCACCCGGCACGATACGCGAGAGGTCGTGCGTACGGAAGCGGATGAGCGGCGCACCCTCTTTTTGCAGCGTCGTGAGCACAATCTCTCCCGGCTCGCCGTCGGGAACGGGCTCTCCCGTGACAGGGTCGATAATCTCGAGGTAGACGTAGTCGCTCCAGATATGCACGGCGCTATCGGCCTGGCAGTTGATGCCGATACCTGGACCGTAGACCTCGGTGAGGCCATAGATATCGTAAAGCTCGACGCCGAGCTCGTTAGCGATACGACGACGCATCTTCTCGCCCCAGCGCTCCGAGCCGATGATGCCCTTGCGCAGCTTGATTTGGTCGCCGATGCCGCGCTTGGCGATTTCCTCGGCAAGGCGCAGCGCATATGAGCTCGTCGCGCAAAGCACCGTGCTCTCGAGATCCATCATCATCTTGAGTTGCTTGTCGGTGTTGCCCGGACCCATGGGAATCGCCATGGCACCAAGCAGCTCACAGCCAAGCTGGAAGCCGATGCCGGCAGTCCACAGGCCGTAACCCGGCGTGATGTGCACGCGATCTTCCTTCGTGACGCCTGCATACTCGTAGCAGCGCGCAAACTGGATGGCCCAGTCCTCGACGTCCTTCTTGGTGTAGGGAATGATGACGGGCGTGCCCGTCGTACCCGAAGAGCTGTGAATGCGCACGATTTGCTCGGGCGGAACAGCGGCGATTCCGAGCGGATAGGCCTCGCGCAAATCGCCCTTGTCGGTAAAGGGAAGCTTCTCGAAATCGCTTTGGTCCTTAATCGCGTCGATGTCGATACCCGCAAATTTCTTTGCATAGAAGCCATCGGGGATTGCAACGAGCTTCTTGAGCTGGGCCTTGATGATGTCAAATTGCTCTTCGGTCATGTGCATGGTGCGTAAAACCTTTCAAACTAGACGTCGACGCCAAGGAATGTGCGAACAGCGTATCCCAAAACGAAGGACAGCGCCGCGACACCAAGGGAAATCGCGCACATCTGCCCAAAGTTTTTGCCAAACGATACATCACGCGCAACGGAGGTATAGAAATTGAAGCCTGCCAGAATCAGCACCACGAGAACGAGCATGATACCCATGGCCAGCAGGTACATCTTGTCATCGAGGATGAGGTAGGGCAGCAGCAAGATGACGACGGTGATGAAGTACGCGCCGCCCGTCATGAGACCCGATTTGGCCGCATCGCCCTTGCCGTCACTGCGCTCGGCCAGATACTCGCTTGCGGCCATCGAAAGCGTCGCGGCGACACCGGTGATGAGGCCGGAGAGCGCAATGAGGCGCGTGTTCTGCATGGCGAGCGTGAGACCGGCGAGGGTGCCGGTGATCTCGACGATGGCATCGTTCATGCCGAGGATCATCGCGCCCACGTACGAGAGGCGCTTCTCGGAGAGCAGGGCGAAGAGCTTGGCATCGCGGTCGCGCTCGTCAGCTTCCATCTTCTCGACTTCGGGCACCTCGTCGAGCAGCTTCTTGGAATGGTTGACGAACTTGATCTTGCGCCGGTCCATGAGCTTGGCGGCGAAGGTGAAGCCGAAGAGCCGCGCCATACGCGCATAGCGCTTGACCTTGCGCTCGTCTGCGGCAAGTTGCTTGTTGGTGTAGGTCTCGAGTGCCTTGGCCTGACTTGCGACCTCATCGGCGACTCTGGCGAGCGCCTCGCGATTATGCTCATCCTTGATGGCGTCGGCCATCGCATGATAGGCGGCGGCTTCCGTCATCTCGCTCTGCTGGATACGCAGAAGAATCTTCTGGATGTCCGCGCTGTATGCCATGCGATGCTCCTCCCGTCGAGTGCAAGTTCATTATAGCCAATCAAGATGGATGAGGATTTGTCCGAAGCGCTTCTCTCGTTGCGCTGCTCAAGGGAAGGGCTAGGGAAGTCGGCCGAGGCATAAAAAAGACCGCCTGATGAGGCGGTCCGAGTGGTTGATGGTGGCTAGAGAGGGACTTGAACCCCCGGCACAGGGATTTTCAGTCCCCTGCTCTACCAACTGAGCTACCTAGCCATGGCGCTTAACAGCAGCGGTTAGTTTACCAAAACGAGCGTTGCGGTCAAGCTTCGTCTCTCAAGAGGTCGACAGCCTGACACGCAAGGTCGCGAATCTCGTCGTCATCGCACTCCGAAAGCTCGAGCAGTGGTTCGAGCGCTGCAAGATCCTTGAAGTGCGCAAGGGCTTCGATGGCGTATCGCACGACCCACTCGTAGTCGTCGTCGAGTGCCTCGATGCACAGCTCCGTAGTCTCTTTGTCTGCGGGGAAGTGCCCAAGCGTCCAGATGCACGCCGCGCGCAACTCGCCTTCCCTGTCACCGAGAGCGCCAAGCAGCGCGATGCGCGCTTGCTCGATGAGGGCATCATCTGTCGTGATGTCGAAGCCTGCGAGCTCGGAGCGCTCGCCGATAGCCGTCACGGCGGCAACGCGTATGGAAGGCGCGATTGTCTTGTCCGCGACGATCTCGCAGAGCTTGTCGAGGCAGCGCGTGGTGGGAATCTGGCCAAGCGACCAGGCGCAGTTCACGGCAACGCGCTCGTTCGGATCATTCAAGCATTCGACCAAAGCCTCGAACGCACGGTCGTCGCCGAAAATGCCAAGCGCCGTGGCAGCAGCCGCCCGCACCTCGTCCACCGGGTCAAAGAGACAGACAAGCACAGGCGCGAAGCCGCGCACGTCAGCAGCCTTGGCCAGGCCCGCAACCGCCATGGCACGAGCACGGGGATCATCATCGTGCGTAAACTCGATGAGCAGTTCAATGTTCTCAGCGGGCATCGTGCCCCTCCATTCTCCATCTGTACTTTGGAGGATTTTACGATAAAATGCCAAGGCACTGGGCGATTAGCGCAGCGGGAGCGCATCTGCCTTACAAGCAGAGGGCCGCAGGTTCGAACCCTGCATCGCCCACCAGAGATTTCTTCGAGCCGCTCCGTGCGGCTCGTTTCATTGGTACGGCCATTTCGATTGAGAGCATGTGCATATGAGAGTAATTCAAACATCGGAGATTACGAATGCGGTGAGCGAGCTCTGTATCCGGGCCAACTGCGTCATGAACGAAGGACTTTTGAACGCACTGCATGAGGCACGTGACAGCGAAGAGTTGCCCGTGGCCAAGGCGACGCTCGGCTGCATGCTCGAAAACGCCGCCATTGCCGCTGGCGAAATGGTGCCTATTTGCCAAGACACGGGTGCGGCCTGCGTCTTCGTCGAACTGGGCCAGGACGTACATATCGAAGGCGGCTCGCTCGTCGATGCCATCAACGCAGGCGTTGCGTTCGGCTATACCGAGGGTTACCTACGCAAGTCGATGGTGGCAGACCCGCTGCGTCGCGTGAACACGGACGACAATACGCCCGCGCTCATCACCGTCGATATCGTGGATGGCGACGCTCTCAAGATTACGCTTGCGCCCAAAGGCGCTGGCTCGGAGAACATGGGGCAGCTCAAGATGCTCAAGCCGGCTGACGGTATCGATGGAGTGCGAGACTTCGTGCTCGACGCCGTCAGGCACGCCGGCCCCAATCCCTGCCCACCCATCATCGTAGGTGTGGGTGTGGGTGGCAACTTTGACCACGTCGCTTCGCTCGCCAAACGCGCCCTGCTTCGGCCCGTGAGTGTGCACAACCCCGACCCCTTTTACGCGCAGCTCGAGGTCGAATTGCTCGACGCCATCAACGCCTTCGGCACCGGCCCTGCTGGCTTCGGTGGTGCGACGACAGCCCTCGCCGTCAACATCGAGCAGGCTCCCACGCACATCGCCTGCTTGCCCGTCGCAGTCAACATCAACTGCCATGTCGCCCGCCACGAGGAGGTAGTGCTGTAATGGGAATGCCTGAAGCACAGCGCATCGACGGAGACATCACCCGCGAGCTTGCACAAACGTTGCATGCAGGGGACCAAGTGCTCTACAGCGGCATCATCTACACCGCGCGCGATGCGGCGCACAAACGCCTCGTCGAGGCGCTCGATGCTGGCGAGGAGCCGCCCATCAGCATTGACGGTGCCATCATCTATTACGCCGGTCCTGCACCCGCCAAGCCTGGCTACCCCATAGGCCCTGTTGGCCCGACTTCAAGCTACCGCATGGATCCGTATGCCCCACG
This window of the Coriobacteriaceae bacterium genome carries:
- a CDS encoding phenylacetate--CoA ligase, translated to MHMTEEQFDIIKAQLKKLVAIPDGFYAKKFAGIDIDAIKDQSDFEKLPFTDKGDLREAYPLGIAAVPPEQIVRIHSSSGTTGTPVIIPYTKKDVEDWAIQFARCYEYAGVTKEDRVHITPGYGLWTAGIGFQLGCELLGAMAIPMGPGNTDKQLKMMMDLESTVLCATSSYALRLAEEIAKRGIGDQIKLRKGIIGSERWGEKMRRRIANELGVELYDIYGLTEVYGPGIGINCQADSAVHIWSDYVYLEIIDPVTGEPVPDGEPGEIVLTTLQKEGAPLIRFRTHDLSRIVPGDCACGHNEHPRIDIITGRTDDMVKVHGVNMFPAQIEEVIAAVDGASSEYQMMIDHLNGKDIATLFVEVEPSANKYNMEETIATEFKNRIGFTPQVKPVDIEDLPRSEKKTTRIFDNRY
- a CDS encoding HEAT repeat domain-containing protein; this translates as MPAENIELLIEFTHDDDPRARAMAVAGLAKAADVRGFAPVLVCLFDPVDEVRAAAATALGIFGDDRAFEALVECLNDPNERVAVNCAWSLGQIPTTRCLDKLCEIVADKTIAPSIRVAAVTAIGERSELAGFDITTDDALIEQARIALLGALGDREGELRAACIWTLGHFPADKETTELCIEALDDDYEWVVRYAIEALAHFKDLAALEPLLELSECDDDEIRDLACQAVDLLRDEA
- a CDS encoding VIT1/CCC1 transporter family protein — protein: MAYSADIQKILLRIQQSEMTEAAAYHAMADAIKDEHNREALARVADEVASQAKALETYTNKQLAADERKVKRYARMARLFGFTFAAKLMDRRKIKFVNHSKKLLDEVPEVEKMEADERDRDAKLFALLSEKRLSYVGAMILGMNDAIVEITGTLAGLTLAMQNTRLIALSGLITGVAATLSMAASEYLAERSDGKGDAAKSGLMTGGAYFITVVILLLPYLILDDKMYLLAMGIMLVLVVLILAGFNFYTSVARDVSFGKNFGQMCAISLGVAALSFVLGYAVRTFLGVDV
- a CDS encoding aspartate kinase; the encoded protein is MSVVVAKFGGTSVANPERIRSVAQRIVSRKRAGDSVVAVVSAMGKTTDDLVALASSISESPDPREMDTLLSTGEMVSMSLLAMAVAELGEEAISLSGRQIGLITDSVHGKASIREIHADRIRVALSEGRIVIVAGFQGIDAAGDITTLGRGGSDTTAVAIAAGIKADVCEIYTDVAGVYTADPRIVPRACKIDQISYEEMLEMAAGGAGVLHKRCIEFARNFGVVIHCRSSFSDEPGTIVKEYDPTMEKAIVSGVAHDLSEAKFTIRDVPDTTGVAARVFGAMADANLGVDMIIQNLSENGHTDITFTSPRADIEKTTEVMDRIVRELGARELLITEEVAKVSIIGAGMKVNSGVAAQMFRTLAEGGINITMISTSDIRTSVVIPAESAEEAVRLLHTAFGLDGTKVFEETQLSAEELAAKAKKGR
- a CDS encoding FAD-dependent monooxygenase yields the protein MATPESATNAVTAGALSMEKRPNIKLTLDQGLAVVRDLQPDRSSQVLADILGVQRAYLLRRSIDARRKSDVHFVATVGIGEGMGAPQPVRPIEERPLPECHLGRTRPMVVGTGPAGLFAALELAEAGLCPLVIERGAPVEERAADVERFHRTRVLDTASNVQFGEGGAGTFSDGKLTTGKNSPQIAHVLETFVAAGAPLEILWQAKPHIGTDVLAGVVKRMRERIIACGGEVRFHTQLVGMDIDAAGMLHGVTLEGDGVRYEVEASRLILACGHSARDTFALLKQLGFELEPKPFSIGVRIEHEQEFINRAQYGQAAGHPALGAADYKLACHLENGRSVYTFCMCPGGEVVAASSEEGGLTVNGMSRQARDGANANAALLCNVTPDDFGDAVDPLSGIAFQRRWEQAAFAAGGADWHAPVQRVGQFAGIAGKPRTLPEASYPLGVVEAPIAGCLPDFAVEALREALPVLDRNLRGFADPGALLTGIEARSSSPVRVVRDSHTLMSTHVHGVYPCGEGAGYAGGIMSAALDGIRVASVVKTSL
- a CDS encoding 5-formyltetrahydrofolate cyclo-ligase, producing MNTAEEKAALRESMRAKRGSIAADVRKTYEAALEDRLFNLPALRHAKCIAVYYPTGSEARFVSNREKLFLFDQRPVIAFPVVRSETNMSFFAFDMNDDWSVLETPREIVTELDSSRHIPPENIDLILVPGIAFDKHGNRLGQGGGFYDRFLPYLSAESMTIGIAFDEQIVDEVPREATDCRVDYIVTPTRVITAEK
- a CDS encoding fumarate hydratase yields the protein MRVIQTSEITNAVSELCIRANCVMNEGLLNALHEARDSEELPVAKATLGCMLENAAIAAGEMVPICQDTGAACVFVELGQDVHIEGGSLVDAINAGVAFGYTEGYLRKSMVADPLRRVNTDDNTPALITVDIVDGDALKITLAPKGAGSENMGQLKMLKPADGIDGVRDFVLDAVRHAGPNPCPPIIVGVGVGGNFDHVASLAKRALLRPVSVHNPDPFYAQLEVELLDAINAFGTGPAGFGGATTALAVNIEQAPTHIACLPVAVNINCHVARHEEVVL